In the genome of Spea bombifrons isolate aSpeBom1 chromosome 11, aSpeBom1.2.pri, whole genome shotgun sequence, one region contains:
- the VAX1 gene encoding ventral anterior homeobox 1, whose protein sequence is MFEKAGRMEVRGSLDTEEGSRLSKTGLKEPKDGRDTPGNLPAPYLKEQQGSYPAPGSSEGCPKNKSSGTGDPEYCRRILVRDAKGSIREIILPKGLDLDRPKRTRTSFTAEQLYRLEMEFQRCQYVVGRERTELARQLNLSETQVKVWFQNRRTKQKKDQGRDSELRPGVSETAATCSVLRLLEQGRLLSPPGLPGLLPPCAAPGTPSLPAASTASPSGHSIFSLPVPSLLGARLSANPLSMAGNLQELSARYLSSSAFEPYTRGSSKEDKKALD, encoded by the exons ATGTTTGAAAAAGCAGGCAGGATGGAGGTGAGGGGCTCTCTAGACACAGAGGAGGGGAGCAGACTCTCCAAAACTGGGCTCAAGGAGCCAAAAGACGGCAGAGACACCCCAGGGAACCTCCCTGCCCCCTATCTGAAGGAACAGCAGGGCAGTTACCCGGCTCCGGGCTCATCAGAGGGCTGCCCGAAAAATAAAAGCAGCGGTACCGGTGACCCGGAATACTGCAGGAGGATCCTGGTGAGAG ATGCCAAAGGCTCCATCCGGGAGATCATTCTGCCCAAGGGCCTGGACCTGGACCGACCCAAAAGAACCAGAACCTCGTTCACCGCCGAGCAGCTCTACCGCCTGGAGATGGAGTTCCAGAGATGTCAGTATGTGGTGGGGAGAGAGAGGACGGAGCTGGCGAGACAACTCAACCTGTCGGAGACTCAG GTTAAGGTTTGGTTCCAGAACCGCCGGACCAAGCAGAAGAAAGACCAGGGCAGAGACTCGGAGCTCCGTCCAGGGGTCTCGGAGACGGCCGCCACCTGCAGTGTCCTCAGGCTTCTGGAGCAAGGTCGCCTCCTGTCCCCCCCTGGACTCCCTGGACTCCTGCCCCCCTGTGCTGCCCCCGGTACCCCAAGCCTGCCGGCCGCCAGCACCGCTTCCCCATCCGGCCACAGCATCTTCAGCCTACCGGTGCCGTCCCTCCTGGGCGCCCGGCTGTCCGCCAACCCCCTCAGCATGGCCGGGAACCTCCAGGAGCTCTCCGCCAGGTACCTCAGCTCCTCCGCCTTCGAGCCCTACACCCGGGGCAGCTCCAAGGAGGACAAGAAAGCCCTGGACTGA